The Yoonia sp. SS1-5 genome contains a region encoding:
- a CDS encoding pyridoxal phosphate-dependent aminotransferase, which translates to MTFLSATLDRVKPSPTIAVTTKAAELKAAGRDVIGLGAGEPDFDTPQNIKDAAVAAIAAGQTKYTAVDGIPQLKDAICAKFKRDNGLDYTPAQVTVGTGGKQVLYNAFMASLNPGDEVIIPAPYWVSYPDMVLLAGGTPVPVAATLENDFKITPEQLEAAITPHTKWFLFNSPSNPTGAGYAWSELQALTDVLLRHPHVWIMTDDMYEHLAYGNFKFCTPAQVEPRLYDRTLTVNGVSKAYAMTGWRIGYAAGPEMLIKAMRKVQSQSTSNPCSVSQHAAVEALNGPQDFLAPNNALFARRRDLVVGMLNSAPGIVCPNPDGAFYVYPSIAGCIGKTTAAGTLIENDEIFATALLEETGVAVVFGAAFGLSPNFRVSYATSDAALKEACQRIIGFCEGLTA; encoded by the coding sequence ATGACATTTCTTTCTGCGACACTCGACCGCGTCAAACCCTCGCCGACAATTGCTGTGACGACCAAGGCTGCCGAACTAAAGGCCGCTGGCCGAGATGTCATTGGCCTGGGCGCGGGCGAGCCGGATTTTGACACGCCACAAAACATCAAGGACGCCGCTGTCGCCGCGATCGCCGCAGGCCAGACAAAATATACGGCCGTCGACGGGATCCCGCAGCTAAAGGATGCGATCTGCGCGAAATTCAAACGCGATAACGGCCTGGACTACACACCCGCACAGGTCACCGTTGGAACAGGGGGCAAACAAGTCCTCTATAATGCGTTCATGGCCAGCCTGAACCCCGGCGACGAAGTGATCATCCCCGCGCCTTACTGGGTCAGCTATCCCGATATGGTGCTGCTTGCCGGTGGCACGCCGGTACCGGTTGCCGCGACGCTGGAAAATGACTTCAAGATCACCCCCGAACAGCTTGAGGCGGCGATCACCCCACACACAAAATGGTTCCTGTTCAATTCACCCTCAAACCCCACCGGGGCAGGCTATGCCTGGTCAGAGTTGCAGGCCCTGACAGACGTCTTGTTGCGGCACCCCCATGTGTGGATCATGACAGATGACATGTACGAGCATCTGGCCTACGGCAATTTCAAATTCTGCACCCCGGCGCAGGTCGAACCGCGCCTGTATGACCGCACGCTGACGGTGAACGGCGTCTCCAAGGCCTACGCCATGACCGGCTGGCGGATCGGCTATGCCGCAGGTCCCGAGATGCTGATCAAGGCGATGCGCAAGGTGCAATCGCAATCAACCTCGAACCCCTGTTCGGTCAGTCAGCACGCGGCGGTTGAGGCGCTCAATGGCCCGCAGGATTTTCTGGCCCCCAACAACGCCTTGTTCGCTCGCCGGCGCGATCTTGTTGTCGGCATGCTGAATAGCGCACCGGGGATTGTCTGCCCCAATCCGGACGGGGCGTTCTATGTCTACCCGTCCATTGCGGGCTGTATCGGGAAAACCACTGCGGCAGGTACCTTGATCGAGAATGATGAAATATTTGCAACTGCGCTGCTGGAGGAAACCGGCGTTGCGGTCGTATTCGGCGCCGCATTCGGGCTGTCGCCGAATTTTCGGGTCAGTTACGCAACCTCGGACGCGGCTTTGAAAGAGGCCTGCCAGCGGATCATCGGCTTTTGCGAAGGGCTGACGGCATGA
- a CDS encoding leishmanolysin-related zinc metalloendopeptidase produces the protein MITLVFSGEMSAPRRAVFERAAARWDRVIDTSFAPVSLDGETLRGLQIDAGIAPIDGDAGILGQAGPTALRADTGLPITGIMQFDTADVARLESEGTFEDVILHEMAHVLGFGTLWPGLGLIAGAGSADPRFTGPAAAREYARLDPEGGAAVPIANTGGGGTREAHWRELIFGDELLTGFLSGQDRPLSRMSIAAFEDLGYEVDYSTADPFNLPSFRQLALMGVTEAVRICDLCRVDRPASVVVEV, from the coding sequence ATGATCACACTCGTTTTCTCTGGTGAGATGTCTGCACCGCGCCGCGCCGTTTTCGAACGCGCGGCTGCCCGTTGGGATCGCGTGATTGATACGTCATTTGCGCCTGTATCACTGGATGGCGAGACCTTGCGCGGATTGCAGATTGACGCGGGCATCGCCCCGATAGATGGCGATGCCGGTATTCTGGGGCAGGCCGGGCCAACCGCACTTCGCGCCGATACCGGGCTGCCGATCACCGGCATCATGCAGTTTGATACTGCAGATGTGGCCCGTCTGGAAAGCGAGGGCACCTTCGAGGATGTCATCCTGCATGAAATGGCCCATGTCCTTGGATTTGGCACCTTGTGGCCGGGCCTTGGATTGATTGCCGGGGCGGGCAGTGCGGATCCGCGCTTTACCGGCCCCGCTGCGGCCCGCGAATATGCCCGCCTTGATCCAGAGGGGGGCGCGGCTGTCCCGATTGCAAATACCGGCGGCGGCGGGACCCGCGAAGCCCATTGGCGTGAACTCATTTTTGGAGACGAGTTATTGACCGGCTTTCTGTCCGGTCAGGACCGGCCACTAAGCCGCATGTCGATTGCCGCTTTTGAGGACCTTGGATACGAGGTGGATTACAGCACGGCGGACCCTTTCAACCTGCCCAGTTTTCGCCAGCTTGCCCTGATGGGTGTCACAGAGGCCGTGCGCATCTGCGACTTGTGCCGTGTGGATCGCCCTGCATCCGTTGTGGTTGAAGTCTGA
- a CDS encoding D-glycerate dehydrogenase yields MKRLLITRPLPAATLRAAKARFDVTARDADIGLTSREAAEAMANYDAILPTLGDQFTADAFAGEIRCGVLANFGVGYNHIDVAAAQAAGVLVSNTPDVVTDATADIGLTLILSACRRAGEGERLVRAGKWTGWAPTQMLGQHVTGKTVGIVGMGRIGQAVARRCHFGFGMPVLYFNRSAKAVDFPARQIPDLSDLMAQSDIVVVTVPGGGPNVQLIDAAAIAAMRPTSVLINIARGDVIDEDALIAALAAQKIAAAGLDVYANEPVVPDGLRGLDNVVLLPHLGTAALEVREAMGQMALDNLIAWDAGNALPQAV; encoded by the coding sequence TTGAAACGTCTGCTGATCACCCGACCACTGCCGGCGGCGACTTTGCGCGCGGCCAAGGCCCGGTTTGATGTCACCGCGCGGGATGCCGACATTGGTTTGACCTCGCGCGAAGCTGCTGAGGCAATGGCAAACTATGACGCCATCTTACCGACGCTGGGGGACCAATTTACGGCGGATGCCTTCGCTGGAGAGATCCGCTGCGGTGTCCTTGCGAATTTTGGTGTTGGTTACAACCATATTGACGTGGCGGCTGCGCAGGCGGCGGGGGTTCTTGTGTCCAATACGCCCGATGTGGTGACGGACGCCACGGCGGATATTGGCCTGACATTGATCCTGTCTGCCTGTCGTCGTGCGGGCGAGGGCGAAAGACTGGTCCGTGCGGGCAAATGGACCGGCTGGGCGCCGACCCAGATGCTGGGCCAACATGTGACAGGTAAGACGGTGGGCATTGTGGGCATGGGCCGCATTGGGCAGGCGGTTGCACGTCGCTGTCACTTTGGGTTCGGGATGCCGGTGCTCTATTTCAACCGTTCGGCCAAGGCCGTTGACTTTCCCGCGCGGCAGATCCCCGACCTGTCCGATCTGATGGCGCAGTCTGATATTGTCGTTGTGACGGTTCCCGGTGGAGGGCCGAATGTCCAATTGATCGACGCAGCCGCCATTGCGGCGATGCGCCCTACATCCGTCCTAATCAATATTGCCAGAGGCGATGTCATCGACGAAGACGCGCTTATTGCTGCGCTGGCTGCACAGAAAATTGCAGCCGCAGGTCTTGACGTTTATGCCAATGAACCTGTTGTGCCAGATGGATTGCGCGGGCTGGATAATGTCGTGCTTCTTCCACATTTGGGGACGGCCGCACTTGAGGTCCGCGAGGCCATGGGCCAGATGGCGCTGGACAATCTGATTGCGTGGGATGCCGGCAACGCCTTGCCGCAGGCCGTTTGA
- a CDS encoding tRNA-binding protein, producing MAEISFDDFLRVDIRVGTILRAEPYPEARKPAIKLWLDFGPEIGERKTSAQITAHYAPGTLIGRQVLAVVNFPPRQIGKFMSEVLVLGLPDENGDVVLVGPDQTIPAGGRLH from the coding sequence ATGGCTGAGATCAGTTTTGATGACTTCCTGCGCGTTGATATTCGGGTTGGCACCATCCTGCGCGCCGAGCCATATCCAGAGGCCCGTAAGCCCGCCATCAAGCTCTGGCTGGATTTTGGCCCTGAGATTGGCGAACGCAAGACATCCGCGCAAATCACGGCGCATTATGCACCGGGTACATTGATTGGCCGACAGGTACTGGCCGTGGTGAATTTTCCACCGCGCCAGATTGGCAAATTCATGTCCGAGGTCCTGGTACTGGGTTTGCCGGATGAAAATGGTGACGTGGTGCTGGTCGGCCCTGATCAAACCATTCCAGCAGGAGGACGACTGCATTGA
- the proC gene encoding pyrroline-5-carboxylate reductase has product MDMNDVGERGLVLLGCGKMGSAMLAGWLASGLPAGSVWVVDPHISDWVGQTGVHLNAALPDDPAIALIAVKPQMMGAALPQMQALGQGRTLFISVAAGTPIARFSAEFGPEAPIIRAMPNTPAAVGRGITALIGNDHATSAHMALAETLLQSVGQTVRLDSEAQMDAVTAVSGSGPAYVFHLIETLAAAGEAEGLPAPLAMQLAKATVGGAGVLAEEAVEDPSQLRVNVTSPNGTTQAALDVLMHPDTGLGQLLQRAVTAAAQRARELANG; this is encoded by the coding sequence ATGGATATGAATGACGTGGGCGAACGCGGCCTGGTTTTGCTTGGCTGTGGCAAGATGGGATCGGCCATGTTGGCTGGCTGGCTGGCAAGTGGCTTGCCTGCGGGATCGGTCTGGGTTGTTGATCCGCATATCTCTGATTGGGTGGGGCAGACAGGCGTGCATCTTAACGCGGCACTGCCCGATGATCCGGCCATTGCATTGATCGCTGTCAAACCGCAGATGATGGGCGCGGCCCTGCCGCAAATGCAGGCATTAGGGCAAGGCCGCACCCTGTTTATTTCCGTTGCCGCAGGGACACCGATTGCCCGTTTCAGTGCCGAATTTGGGCCAGAGGCGCCGATTATTCGTGCCATGCCGAATACGCCTGCCGCTGTCGGGCGGGGCATCACCGCCCTGATCGGCAATGATCATGCCACTTCAGCCCATATGGCGCTTGCGGAGACACTTTTGCAGTCGGTGGGTCAGACTGTTCGGTTGGATAGCGAGGCGCAGATGGATGCGGTCACGGCAGTGTCCGGTTCGGGTCCGGCTTATGTCTTTCATCTGATCGAGACATTGGCCGCAGCAGGCGAGGCTGAAGGCCTGCCAGCGCCGCTGGCCATGCAATTGGCCAAGGCGACAGTTGGTGGTGCGGGCGTTCTGGCCGAAGAGGCGGTGGAAGACCCGTCACAATTGCGGGTCAATGTGACCTCTCCCAACGGCACCACGCAGGCCGCGCTTGACGTTCTGATGCATCCCGACACCGGTCTTGGCCAGCTGTTGCAACGTGCGGTCACAGCTGCGGCGCAGCGCGCGCGGGAGTTGGCAAATGGCTGA
- a CDS encoding YbjN domain-containing protein — MALSENYIEADDLHPIDLVEYIAEHRAWEFDRIHDDQIAMAVEGQWRTYSITLAWSAYDETLRLICTFDMEPPSDRMPALYETLNTINDRCWAGAFTWWAEQKLMVYRYGLMLAGDQIAGPDQVDTMINAAVSACEQYYPAIQLVTWADRTPQEAVEVAIGGAYGRA; from the coding sequence ATGGCATTGTCCGAAAACTATATTGAGGCAGATGATCTTCATCCCATTGATCTGGTGGAATACATCGCCGAACACCGTGCATGGGAATTTGACCGGATCCATGACGACCAGATTGCAATGGCTGTGGAGGGGCAATGGCGCACCTATTCCATCACGCTGGCCTGGTCGGCGTATGACGAGACATTGCGCCTGATCTGCACGTTCGACATGGAACCGCCCAGCGACCGGATGCCGGCGCTCTACGAGACGTTGAACACAATCAATGACCGGTGCTGGGCAGGTGCGTTTACCTGGTGGGCAGAGCAAAAATTGATGGTGTATCGCTATGGTTTGATGCTGGCCGGGGATCAGATCGCGGGGCCGGATCAGGTTGACACGATGATCAATGCAGCCGTCAGTGCGTGTGAACAATATTACCCCGCAATCCAGCTGGTGACCTGGGCTGACCGGACGCCACAGGAAGCGGTCGAGGTCGCGATTGGTGGCGCTTACGGTCGCGCCTGA
- a CDS encoding DMT family transporter yields MSGPPSSRPLRGIFWMAVTGLNFVAVTAIVKHVGDAVPAAQAAFLRYVLGLVFLLPMIRPILAARLSRRQLKLFGWRGLSHTLAVILWFYAMTRIPIAEVTAMNYLNPIYVTLGAALFMGEKLPLRRWIAVLIALAGAMIILRPGIREVDMGHIAMLGTAAFFAIGYRLAKQLSGEVSAAVIVGMLSVTVTIGLAPFAYAVWVPPTIAQLGWLFLVACFATAGHYAMTLAFAAAPLTVTQPVTFLQLVWAVLLGWLAFGEAVDGWVILGGALIMASVSFITWREALARRSVTPALPATKS; encoded by the coding sequence ATGAGCGGACCCCCATCATCAAGGCCACTGCGCGGCATCTTCTGGATGGCGGTCACCGGGCTTAATTTTGTTGCGGTGACTGCGATTGTAAAACATGTCGGGGATGCTGTCCCCGCGGCGCAGGCTGCGTTTTTACGCTATGTGCTGGGGCTGGTCTTTCTGCTGCCGATGATCCGGCCAATTTTGGCGGCCCGCCTGTCCAGGCGCCAATTGAAGCTGTTTGGATGGCGGGGCCTCAGCCATACGCTGGCGGTTATTCTGTGGTTCTACGCAATGACCCGCATCCCCATCGCCGAAGTGACCGCGATGAATTACCTCAACCCGATCTACGTGACCCTTGGCGCGGCTCTCTTCATGGGCGAAAAGCTCCCCCTGCGCCGCTGGATTGCCGTATTGATCGCGCTGGCCGGTGCCATGATTATTCTGCGCCCGGGCATTCGCGAGGTTGATATGGGCCATATTGCGATGTTGGGGACGGCGGCGTTTTTTGCCATCGGTTACCGGCTGGCCAAGCAATTGTCGGGCGAAGTATCGGCAGCAGTGATTGTCGGCATGCTGTCGGTGACGGTCACAATCGGATTGGCGCCATTTGCCTATGCCGTCTGGGTGCCACCAACGATTGCGCAATTGGGCTGGTTATTTCTGGTGGCCTGCTTTGCGACTGCGGGTCACTACGCCATGACCTTGGCCTTTGCCGCAGCCCCTTTGACGGTCACGCAGCCGGTGACTTTTCTGCAGCTGGTCTGGGCGGTGTTGCTGGGCTGGCTGGCCTTTGGTGAGGCTGTCGACGGCTGGGTCATCCTTGGCGGGGCGCTGATCATGGCCTCGGTCAGTTTTATCACCTGGCGCGAGGCTTTGGCCCGCCGGTCCGTCACCCCTGCGCTGCCCGCCACGAAAAGCTGA
- a CDS encoding YebC/PmpR family DNA-binding transcriptional regulator produces MAGHSKWANIQHRKGRQDKLRSKLFSKLAKEITVAAKMGDPDPDKNPRLRLAVKEAKSQSVPKDVIERAIKKSQGGDAENYDEIRYEGYGPNGVAVIVEAMTDNRNRTASTVRSTFSKNGGNLGETGSVGFMFDRKGQVVYPAAVGDADTVMMAAIEAGAEDVQSDDENHVIICADTDLNEVANALEADLGESETTKLIWQPNITTELDLDGLTKLMKLLDTLEEDDDIQRVTANFEASDEVMAAFAES; encoded by the coding sequence ATGGCAGGCCATTCCAAATGGGCAAATATCCAGCACCGTAAGGGGCGTCAGGACAAGCTGCGGTCAAAGCTGTTTTCCAAGCTGGCGAAGGAAATCACCGTGGCCGCGAAAATGGGCGACCCGGATCCGGACAAGAACCCGCGGCTGCGCCTGGCCGTTAAGGAAGCCAAATCCCAATCCGTTCCAAAAGACGTGATCGAGCGCGCGATCAAGAAGTCTCAGGGTGGGGACGCCGAAAATTACGACGAGATCCGGTACGAGGGGTATGGCCCCAATGGTGTTGCGGTGATTGTCGAGGCGATGACGGATAACCGGAACCGGACGGCCTCGACCGTCCGATCCACATTTTCGAAGAATGGCGGCAATCTTGGCGAGACCGGCTCTGTCGGGTTCATGTTCGACCGCAAGGGGCAGGTGGTCTACCCGGCCGCGGTCGGCGACGCTGATACGGTCATGATGGCGGCTATCGAGGCTGGCGCCGAAGATGTGCAAAGCGATGATGAAAACCATGTGATTATCTGCGCTGATACCGACCTGAACGAAGTGGCCAACGCGCTGGAGGCCGATTTGGGTGAAAGCGAAACGACCAAGCTGATCTGGCAGCCGAATATAACAACGGAACTGGATCTTGACGGCCTGACCAAGTTGATGAAGCTGCTCGACACGCTGGAAGAGGACGATGATATCCAGCGCGTCACGGCCAATTTCGAAGCCTCGGACGAGGTGATGGCCGCGTTTGCCGAAAGCTGA
- a CDS encoding SLC13 family permease: MADWITLTEMQAAWLTMGVVAVMFVMFLREVFPTEVVAMTGMSVLLVTGVLPYDAAVAVLANPAPWTIAAMFIIVGALVRTGALNAMTQLAQRQAQISPARAIGGGLLFVAFASAIMNNTPLVVVMIPVFVQLARTLGTSASKLLIPLSYAAIVGGTMTLLGTSTNLLVDGVARASGMAPFGILEILPVGLVVVAWTFTYLYFMGPRLLPDRQSMSVMLSDPSKKKFFTEAIIPPESNLIGREATDVQLFKRDGVRLVDVLRGDTSLRRNLTGVTLQVGDRVVLRTKMAELLSLQANKELRRVDQVSAVETTTVEVLITPNCRMVGRRLGSLRLRRRYAVYTLAVHRRDTNIARQMEDVVVRVGDTLLLEGAPEDIQRLAEDMNLGDVSEPSQRAYRRNKAPIAIAVLLSVVVLAAIGIAPILLLAIVGVTLVMITGCIDAEEAFSFVDGRLLALIFAMLVVGSALQSSGAVGMIADAISPLMAVLPGFFVVLAVYLLSSVLTELVSNNAVAVVMTPIAIGLASALGVDARPLVVAVMVAASASFATPIGYQTNTLVYGPGGYKFVDFLKFGIPLNLSLAPIASFVIPLIWPL, translated from the coding sequence ATGGCCGATTGGATCACCCTTACAGAAATGCAGGCCGCTTGGCTGACCATGGGCGTGGTTGCCGTCATGTTCGTGATGTTCCTGCGCGAGGTATTCCCGACCGAGGTTGTTGCGATGACGGGCATGTCGGTTCTGCTGGTGACCGGCGTTCTGCCTTATGATGCGGCGGTTGCAGTGCTGGCCAATCCCGCCCCCTGGACGATTGCGGCGATGTTCATCATCGTCGGCGCCTTGGTGCGCACCGGCGCGCTGAATGCGATGACCCAACTGGCCCAGCGTCAGGCGCAGATCAGCCCGGCCCGCGCGATTGGGGGTGGTTTGCTTTTTGTCGCCTTTGCCAGTGCAATCATGAACAACACGCCCCTTGTTGTTGTGATGATCCCGGTCTTCGTGCAACTGGCCCGCACGTTGGGAACCTCGGCCTCGAAATTGCTGATCCCGCTCAGCTACGCGGCAATCGTCGGCGGCACGATGACCTTGCTTGGAACCTCGACCAACCTGCTGGTCGATGGCGTGGCCCGCGCGTCGGGCATGGCCCCGTTCGGCATTCTGGAGATCCTGCCCGTGGGCCTTGTCGTGGTCGCCTGGACGTTCACCTATCTCTATTTCATGGGGCCGCGTCTGCTGCCGGATCGTCAAAGCATGTCAGTGATGCTGTCGGATCCATCCAAAAAGAAGTTCTTTACCGAGGCGATTATCCCACCCGAAAGCAACCTGATCGGGCGTGAAGCCACGGATGTTCAATTGTTCAAACGTGATGGGGTCCGGCTGGTTGACGTTCTGCGCGGCGATACATCGCTGCGGCGCAATCTGACGGGGGTCACTTTGCAGGTGGGCGACCGGGTGGTGTTGCGCACCAAGATGGCCGAGCTTTTGTCATTGCAGGCCAATAAGGAACTACGCCGCGTGGATCAGGTATCGGCGGTGGAAACCACAACGGTCGAGGTGCTGATCACGCCCAATTGCCGCATGGTCGGGCGCCGTCTGGGCAGCCTGCGCCTGCGCCGCCGCTATGCGGTCTATACGCTCGCCGTGCATCGCCGGGACACCAATATCGCCCGGCAGATGGAAGACGTGGTTGTGCGCGTCGGTGACACGCTGCTGTTGGAAGGGGCGCCGGAAGATATCCAGCGTCTCGCCGAAGATATGAACCTTGGTGACGTGTCAGAGCCATCGCAACGCGCCTATCGCCGCAACAAGGCCCCGATTGCCATTGCTGTGCTGTTGTCCGTGGTCGTGCTGGCGGCCATCGGGATTGCCCCGATCCTTCTGCTGGCCATCGTCGGGGTGACCTTGGTGATGATCACCGGATGCATCGACGCGGAAGAGGCGTTTTCTTTCGTCGACGGGCGATTGCTGGCCCTGATCTTTGCCATGCTTGTCGTCGGGTCCGCGCTGCAATCCTCGGGCGCAGTGGGTATGATCGCCGATGCAATTTCACCGCTGATGGCGGTGCTTCCGGGCTTTTTTGTGGTGTTGGCGGTGTACCTTCTGTCCAGCGTGCTGACAGAGCTGGTATCGAATAATGCGGTGGCCGTGGTGATGACCCCTATCGCCATTGGTCTGGCCAGCGCCCTTGGTGTTGATGCGCGCCCGCTTGTAGTGGCGGTCATGGTTGCGGCCAGCGCCAGTTTCGCCACCCCGATCGGCTATCAGACCAACACGCTGGTATACGGCCCCGGCGGATACAAGTTTGTCGACTTCCTCAAATTCGGGATCCCGCTTAACCTGTCCCTGGCGCCGATTGCGTCCTTTGTCATTCCATTGATCTGGCCCTTATAG
- a CDS encoding TIGR00282 family metallophosphoesterase has translation MRILFLGDVMGRSGRAAVQAQLPQLRQDWRLDFVVVNGENATSGMGLSGDHAKLLFAAGADVVTLGDHAFDQKDMLTHIEAEPRIIRPLNYSKAAPGAGARVFNATNGRKVLVAQALGQVFMKRPFDDPFSALDAVLRQYPMGGQIQASLVDIHCEATSEKMAVGHFCDGRASIVVGTHTHVPTADAMVLPGGTAYQTDAGMCGDYNSVIGMEKAEPMRRFITGMPKARFTPATQEATLSGLYIETDDRTGKANRVAMVRQGGCLGQAAP, from the coding sequence ATGAGAATTCTTTTCCTTGGTGACGTGATGGGCCGTTCGGGCCGCGCGGCTGTACAGGCCCAATTGCCGCAACTGCGGCAGGATTGGCGGCTGGATTTTGTGGTGGTCAATGGCGAGAACGCGACCTCTGGCATGGGCTTGTCGGGTGACCACGCCAAGCTGTTATTTGCGGCGGGGGCAGATGTGGTGACCTTGGGCGATCATGCCTTTGACCAAAAGGACATGCTGACCCATATCGAGGCGGAACCGCGTATTATCCGGCCTCTCAATTACTCCAAAGCGGCCCCCGGTGCTGGCGCACGTGTGTTCAATGCCACAAATGGCCGCAAGGTGCTGGTCGCGCAGGCCTTGGGGCAGGTTTTCATGAAACGCCCCTTTGATGATCCTTTTTCGGCACTCGATGCGGTTTTGCGCCAATATCCTATGGGCGGGCAAATTCAGGCGAGCCTTGTAGACATCCATTGCGAGGCGACATCCGAAAAGATGGCCGTGGGGCATTTTTGTGACGGGCGGGCCAGTATTGTTGTGGGCACCCACACGCATGTGCCCACCGCAGACGCGATGGTTCTTCCCGGCGGCACGGCCTATCAGACCGATGCGGGCATGTGTGGCGACTACAATTCAGTCATCGGGATGGAAAAAGCCGAACCGATGCGCCGGTTTATTACCGGCATGCCAAAGGCGCGGTTCACCCCCGCAACGCAAGAGGCCACATTGTCCGGTCTGTATATCGAGACCGATGATCGCACAGGCAAGGCAAACCGGGTTGCCATGGTCCGGCAGGGCGGTTGTCTGGGGCAGGCGGCGCCCTAG
- a CDS encoding 5-formyltetrahydrofolate cyclo-ligase has product MDKSAARQAAFARRKAAHVASAGNAAGYLSEVLAGYRGVPLAGYMAMRTEIDPLAAMEEASAHGPVSVPVIIGAAQPLRFRTWTPGCPMQPGEFGAAIPQDGDWMTPEIVIVPLVAFDRQGGRLGYGGGFYDRTLEGLRKSRATLAIGFAFAAQEADKLPLEPTDQPLDMIVTETGVITPG; this is encoded by the coding sequence ATGGATAAATCTGCCGCCCGCCAAGCCGCCTTTGCCCGCCGAAAGGCGGCCCATGTGGCAAGTGCAGGCAATGCGGCCGGCTACCTGAGCGAGGTTCTGGCAGGCTATCGCGGTGTGCCGCTGGCCGGATATATGGCCATGCGCACGGAAATTGATCCGCTGGCCGCGATGGAAGAGGCGTCCGCCCATGGCCCCGTCAGTGTCCCTGTGATCATTGGCGCGGCGCAACCGCTGCGGTTTCGGACATGGACGCCGGGATGTCCGATGCAGCCTGGCGAATTTGGCGCCGCTATCCCGCAGGATGGTGACTGGATGACACCTGAAATCGTGATCGTGCCGCTGGTGGCATTCGACCGGCAAGGCGGGCGATTGGGCTATGGCGGCGGGTTTTACGACCGCACATTGGAAGGGTTGCGCAAATCCCGCGCGACACTGGCCATCGGTTTTGCCTTTGCCGCGCAAGAGGCGGACAAGCTTCCGCTGGAGCCAACCGACCAGCCCTTGGACATGATCGTGACCGAAACCGGGGTGATCACCCCCGGCTGA